The Winogradskyella schleiferi genome has a window encoding:
- a CDS encoding TonB-dependent receptor plug domain-containing protein: MNKTNLFCSILGIGMLCTGNAQKLPVTIGKDSIPVEELNEVVVTDSRFYLKRENSGKVITKITSRDLEKLQGQSIAEIIGRTAGIEINGVRSNSGQNLSYLIRGGRNRQVLVMIDGIQVTDASQIANDYDLRLLNADQVESIEILKGASSTLYGTGAATAVINIKLKEASKKAFNLNLRSTLGTNRSSDEKNYALEDFRNSLSVNGTPGNLNYLASFGQQFTDGLSAIEAGTESDAYNSYNANLKLGYKFNNAFKLNAYANYDNFKADFDDSFAMQDAKHVSLSNQYRVGLSPEFSYKNGSLTVNAAYSDVEREIESSFPTLFNAQNIVVDAFNRNNFNDKFYTVLGVNYQDNQMESFTIPFGASEFSQAIDSENAQFTITDPYANVVYNSDFGLNLNVGLRLNNHSEYGSHFVYGVNPSYKVDLDFGYLKFLTSYSTAFITPSLYQLFEPSFGNSDLQPEENATAEVGTEISLKNKATLSLVYFHRNETNFIDFVDTGNFVFQYQNTVTSFTASGLEFVAQAKLIEKLNLNLNLTYTSVDEDLSLRIPEIKLNTRLDFDLSDTTILSLSYQYNDDRDDSVYNPDTFQNDKITLDSYGLLDFYISHKIIAHKMTVFANVTNIFNEDYQELFGFTTRGRGVNIGLNLNL, encoded by the coding sequence ATGAACAAAACAAACCTGTTTTGTAGCATCCTTGGTATTGGTATGCTATGCACTGGTAATGCTCAAAAATTGCCAGTTACTATTGGGAAAGATTCAATTCCTGTCGAAGAATTAAATGAAGTCGTTGTTACAGATTCTAGATTTTATCTTAAACGTGAAAATTCTGGTAAAGTGATTACCAAAATCACTTCAAGGGATTTAGAAAAACTTCAAGGGCAATCCATTGCTGAAATCATTGGTAGAACCGCTGGAATAGAAATCAACGGTGTGCGAAGTAATTCCGGACAAAATTTAAGTTATTTAATTCGTGGTGGTCGTAACCGCCAGGTATTAGTGATGATTGACGGCATACAAGTCACAGATGCCTCTCAAATTGCAAATGATTATGATTTACGATTATTGAACGCAGACCAAGTAGAATCCATTGAAATTCTAAAAGGTGCATCCAGTACACTTTATGGCACTGGTGCGGCAACGGCTGTGATTAATATTAAATTGAAGGAAGCTTCAAAAAAAGCGTTTAATTTAAATTTAAGAAGTACACTTGGCACCAATCGATCTTCAGATGAAAAGAATTATGCATTAGAAGATTTTAGAAATAGTCTTTCTGTAAATGGAACTCCTGGTAACCTTAATTATTTAGCCAGTTTTGGACAGCAATTTACGGATGGATTGTCTGCAATTGAAGCCGGAACCGAATCCGATGCTTACAATAGCTACAACGCTAATCTCAAATTGGGTTATAAATTTAACAATGCGTTTAAATTGAATGCGTATGCAAATTATGATAATTTTAAGGCCGATTTTGATGACAGTTTTGCTATGCAGGATGCTAAGCATGTCTCGCTTTCTAATCAGTACAGAGTCGGTTTGTCACCTGAGTTCAGTTATAAAAATGGAAGTTTAACTGTTAATGCTGCTTATAGTGACGTGGAGCGTGAGATAGAATCTAGTTTTCCAACACTATTCAATGCTCAAAATATTGTTGTTGATGCTTTCAACCGAAATAACTTTAATGATAAATTTTATACAGTTTTAGGTGTTAATTATCAAGATAATCAGATGGAAAGTTTTACTATACCTTTTGGCGCGTCAGAATTTAGCCAAGCGATAGACTCTGAAAATGCACAATTTACCATTACAGACCCTTATGCGAATGTGGTTTATAATTCAGATTTTGGACTCAACCTTAATGTTGGTTTGAGACTGAATAACCACAGTGAATATGGCAGTCATTTTGTATATGGTGTGAATCCTTCTTACAAAGTGGATTTAGATTTTGGTTACCTAAAATTTCTAACAAGTTATAGCACAGCATTTATTACGCCTTCGCTTTACCAATTATTTGAACCAAGTTTTGGCAATTCTGATTTACAACCTGAAGAAAATGCTACAGCAGAAGTTGGTACAGAAATTTCATTGAAAAACAAAGCAACGCTTAGTTTGGTTTATTTCCACAGAAACGAAACTAATTTTATTGATTTTGTTGATACTGGAAATTTTGTGTTTCAATATCAAAATACTGTAACATCCTTTACAGCTAGTGGTTTAGAATTTGTTGCACAAGCCAAACTTATTGAAAAATTAAATCTAAACCTCAACTTAACTTACACGTCTGTTGATGAAGATTTAAGTTTAAGAATTCCAGAAATTAAACTGAATACCAGACTGGATTTCGATTTATCTGATACTACTATTTTAAGTTTATCCTATCAATACAATGACGATAGAGACGATTCTGTTTACAACCCTGATACCTTTCAAAATGATAAAATCACTCTAGATTCTTATGGATTACTTGATTTTTATATCAGCCATAAAATCATTGCTCACAAAATGACTGTTTTTGCCAATGTGACCAATATCTTTAATGAAGACTATCAAGAACTTTTTGGTTTTACCACCAGAGGACGAGGTGTTAATATAGGGCTTAATTTGAATCTGTAA
- a CDS encoding heme-binding domain-containing protein — protein MKIIKKIGLLLLVVFIVAQFFGPEKNDGDVTSVEAFYADTNPPEDVKLILKNTCNDCHSDNTRYPWYDKITPVNYWLAEHVEDGKKHFNISKWNDYSDKKKDHKLDELIEMVEEKEMPLPSYTWTHGDADLSQEQIDAVVSWAKTVRLKYAFLKEPQ, from the coding sequence ATGAAGATTATTAAAAAAATAGGACTTTTACTTTTAGTAGTATTTATAGTTGCTCAGTTCTTTGGGCCAGAGAAAAATGATGGTGATGTGACTTCAGTTGAAGCTTTTTATGCAGATACCAATCCGCCGGAAGACGTAAAATTAATTTTGAAAAATACCTGTAACGATTGCCATAGCGATAATACGCGTTATCCTTGGTACGATAAAATTACACCAGTCAATTATTGGTTGGCAGAACATGTTGAAGATGGAAAAAAACATTTTAATATCTCCAAATGGAATGACTATTCCGACAAGAAAAAAGATCATAAACTAGACGAGTTAATTGAAATGGTGGAAGAAAAAGAAATGCCATTACCAAGTTATACATGGACTCATGGAGACGCAGATTTATCGCAAGAGCAAATTGATGCTGTGGTTTCTTGGGCAAAAACGGTGCGTTTGAAATATGCATTTTTAAAAGAACCTCAGTAA
- a CDS encoding ABC transporter ATP-binding protein codes for MKENNQHSILKAAQLTIGYKTKKVETVVASNINFELRKGQLIGLVGANGIGKSTLLRTLINVQSALSGHISLNGKILNSISNLELAKQLSIVLTEPLISKNLSVFELVALGRHPYTNWIGNLTTDDIATINSSLSQVNILELKDKRCYQLSDGQLQKVMIARALAQDTAIIVLDEPTTHLDMYHKAYILKLLQKLTKETGKTILFSSHEIDLAIQLCDTMIVMQKDKTVCDQPCNLISQGIFDSLFPKDLIAFDNSTGSFRVTK; via the coding sequence ATGAAAGAAAATAACCAACATAGCATCCTTAAAGCAGCGCAACTTACCATTGGTTACAAAACCAAAAAAGTTGAAACTGTTGTTGCTTCAAACATTAATTTTGAATTACGAAAAGGACAATTAATTGGATTGGTTGGCGCTAATGGCATTGGGAAATCAACTTTATTGCGAACATTGATTAATGTGCAATCCGCTTTATCTGGTCATATTTCACTGAATGGAAAAATTCTAAATTCAATTTCGAATTTAGAACTAGCCAAACAATTGAGTATTGTTTTAACCGAACCTTTAATTTCTAAAAACCTTTCTGTTTTTGAGCTGGTGGCTTTGGGTAGACATCCTTATACCAATTGGATAGGAAATCTTACAACTGATGATATTGCTACAATAAATTCGTCATTAAGCCAAGTTAATATTTTGGAGTTAAAGGATAAAAGATGTTATCAACTCAGTGATGGTCAATTACAAAAAGTTATGATAGCACGTGCTTTGGCACAAGATACAGCTATAATTGTGTTAGATGAGCCAACAACACATCTCGATATGTATCACAAAGCTTACATATTAAAATTACTTCAAAAATTAACTAAGGAAACTGGTAAAACGATTCTGTTTTCCTCGCATGAAATAGATTTAGCGATTCAATTATGTGACACCATGATTGTGATGCAAAAAGATAAAACGGTTTGCGACCAGCCTTGTAATTTAATTTCCCAAGGTATTTTTGATTCCCTTTTTCCAAAGGATTTGATTGCTTTTGATAACTCTACAGGTAGTTTTAGAGTCACGAAATAA
- a CDS encoding RNA polymerase sigma factor, whose amino-acid sequence MKQADFVDIVMPFKDKVFRLAKRLLVSREEAEDATQEILLKLWKNNKKIGDYKNVEAFSMTMTKNFCLDRLKSKQAQNLKIVHSNYTDNNSSLQKQVEAKDSVDWVSRIMEDLPEQQKIIVQLRDIEEYDFAEIAKMLDMNETAIRVNLSRARKTIREKLTNTHRHGIK is encoded by the coding sequence ATGAAACAGGCAGATTTTGTAGATATCGTGATGCCGTTTAAGGATAAAGTATTTCGTTTAGCAAAGCGATTATTAGTGTCTCGTGAAGAAGCGGAAGATGCAACTCAAGAGATACTATTAAAATTATGGAAGAACAATAAAAAGATTGGTGACTATAAAAATGTAGAAGCGTTTTCAATGACCATGACCAAGAATTTTTGTTTGGACCGTTTAAAATCGAAACAAGCGCAAAATTTAAAAATTGTACATAGTAATTATACGGATAACAATTCTTCATTACAAAAACAAGTTGAAGCAAAAGATAGCGTGGACTGGGTGTCTAGAATAATGGAAGACCTACCAGAACAACAAAAAATAATAGTGCAATTAAGAGATATTGAAGAATATGATTTTGCGGAAATCGCCAAAATGCTAGACATGAATGAAACAGCAATACGCGTCAATTTATCGAGAGCACGAAAAACAATAAGAGAAAAATTAACTAATACACATCGACATGGTATTAAATAA
- a CDS encoding glycosyltransferase has protein sequence MKKKLLIIGFVWPEPKSSAAGSRMLQLVEQFQNQGYAITFSSAAKTSANTYDLSSIDVETRPILLNDSSFDAFIRDLQPKAVLFDRFMTEEQYGWRVAEQCPNALRILDTEDFHGLRKAREVALKQNEDVSIKHLQNAITKREIASMYRCDLSLIISEAEMDILISQFKIDKNLLYYLPFLLNAISEDDIKQLPNFKARRHFITIGNFLHAPNYDAVLYLKQTIWPLIRQQLPKAELHIYGAYESQKVLQLNNKNEGFLIKGYVEDLNEVMQNAKVCLAPLRFGAGLKGKLIDAMQNGTPCVMSDIAAEGMFGELETNGFVKVDAEAFVEKVILLYKNSEIWEQKQQIGFEVLSQRFDKTNFESDFAKIIAELSNNLNACRENNFIGQLLMYQSMQSTKYMSKWIEEKNR, from the coding sequence ATGAAAAAGAAATTGTTGATTATTGGTTTTGTTTGGCCAGAGCCTAAAAGCTCGGCAGCTGGTAGTCGCATGCTTCAGTTGGTAGAACAATTTCAGAATCAAGGCTATGCCATTACGTTTTCTTCGGCTGCTAAAACTTCAGCAAATACCTATGATTTAAGCAGTATTGATGTAGAAACACGACCTATTCTTTTAAATGATTCCTCTTTCGATGCATTTATCAGAGACTTACAGCCAAAAGCCGTGTTGTTTGATCGCTTTATGACCGAGGAACAATATGGTTGGCGCGTAGCAGAGCAATGTCCTAATGCGCTAAGAATTTTAGATACCGAAGATTTTCATGGGTTACGGAAGGCTAGGGAAGTGGCTTTGAAACAAAATGAAGATGTTTCAATAAAACACTTGCAGAACGCTATTACTAAACGCGAAATTGCAAGTATGTATCGTTGCGATTTAAGCTTAATCATTTCTGAAGCTGAAATGGATATTTTAATAAGTCAGTTTAAAATCGATAAAAACTTACTTTATTATTTGCCGTTTTTGCTGAATGCCATTTCTGAAGATGACATAAAACAACTGCCGAATTTTAAAGCACGTCGACATTTCATAACTATTGGTAATTTTTTACACGCTCCAAATTATGATGCCGTTTTATATTTAAAACAAACCATTTGGCCATTGATAAGACAGCAATTACCGAAAGCAGAATTACATATTTATGGCGCTTATGAGTCTCAAAAAGTATTGCAACTCAACAATAAAAATGAAGGCTTTTTGATCAAAGGCTATGTGGAAGATCTGAACGAAGTGATGCAAAACGCAAAAGTGTGCTTGGCTCCTTTACGATTTGGTGCAGGATTGAAAGGTAAATTGATTGATGCTATGCAAAATGGAACACCTTGCGTAATGTCTGATATTGCGGCAGAAGGAATGTTTGGTGAATTGGAAACTAATGGATTTGTGAAAGTTGATGCTGAGGCTTTTGTTGAGAAAGTCATTTTGTTGTATAAAAATTCTGAAATCTGGGAACAAAAACAACAAATTGGCTTTGAAGTTTTGAGCCAACGTTTTGATAAAACAAATTTTGAATCTGATTTTGCTAAAATAATAGCGGAACTTTCAAATAATTTAAATGCATGTCGTGAAAATAACTTTATTGGTCAGTTATTAATGTATCAAAGTATGCAAAGTACAAAATATATGAGTAAGTGGATTGAGGAAAAGAATAGGTAA
- a CDS encoding adenylosuccinate lyase produces the protein MNKAELYKELTYVNHSRENRLKYAYLVMDNPELIPSLLEILFDVDDKISCRAAWVFEFMCGEKLEAIIPYLDTFTENMSKVHLDSAVRPVAKVCEYLVKANYSKTDHIIKTKLLEKHKEKIIEASFDWMINDEKIAPKAYAMNALFLLGHEYDWIHNELVIILERDFQMQSSGFKARARHILKKIK, from the coding sequence TTGAACAAAGCAGAACTCTACAAAGAATTAACTTACGTGAATCATTCGCGCGAAAATCGATTGAAGTATGCCTATCTGGTCATGGATAATCCTGAATTAATTCCATCACTATTGGAGATTCTTTTTGATGTTGATGATAAAATTTCGTGCAGAGCGGCTTGGGTTTTTGAATTTATGTGTGGTGAAAAACTCGAAGCTATTATTCCCTATCTCGACACATTTACTGAAAACATGTCTAAAGTTCATTTAGATTCTGCGGTTAGACCTGTGGCAAAGGTTTGTGAATATCTTGTAAAAGCGAATTATTCCAAAACAGACCATATCATTAAAACTAAACTTTTAGAAAAACATAAAGAAAAAATTATAGAGGCCAGTTTCGATTGGATGATTAATGATGAAAAAATTGCTCCCAAAGCTTACGCAATGAACGCTTTGTTTTTATTGGGACATGAATATGACTGGATTCATAATGAATTAGTAATTATATTAGAACGCGACTTTCAGATGCAGAGTTCTGGTTTTAAGGCTCGTGCTCGACATATTTTGAAGAAGATAAAATGA
- a CDS encoding DUF4252 domain-containing protein yields the protein MKNLIVIIALIVAPFMSGAQSIFDKYEDMSEVASVIVNQKMFSMIASIDIDMDDPEAQEYMNMVKKITGLKVFTTGDSKVSADMKATVDKYLKSSQLEELMRMKDGEQTVKFYVKEGSDENHVKELLMFVSGLKELTKDQNIEINGKKREFETVLLSLTGDIDLRQVSKITNQMDIPGGEQLKKAGDKKQ from the coding sequence ATGAAAAATTTAATTGTAATAATCGCGCTAATTGTAGCACCATTTATGTCAGGAGCACAAAGTATTTTTGATAAATACGAAGATATGTCTGAGGTCGCCTCCGTAATTGTTAATCAGAAAATGTTCAGCATGATTGCCAGCATAGATATTGACATGGACGATCCTGAAGCCCAAGAATATATGAATATGGTTAAAAAAATCACTGGACTTAAAGTATTCACAACTGGTGACAGTAAAGTTTCAGCAGATATGAAAGCGACTGTTGATAAATATTTAAAATCATCTCAGCTTGAAGAACTCATGCGAATGAAAGATGGCGAACAAACCGTAAAATTCTATGTAAAAGAAGGCAGTGACGAAAACCATGTAAAAGAACTTTTAATGTTTGTAAGTGGTCTTAAAGAATTAACCAAAGATCAAAACATTGAAATTAATGGTAAAAAACGGGAGTTTGAAACCGTGTTACTATCATTAACAGGTGATATAGATTTAAGACAAGTTTCTAAAATCACTAACCAAATGGATATACCAGGAGGTGAGCAGTTAAAGAAAGCTGGAGATAAAAAACAATAG
- a CDS encoding S41 family peptidase, with the protein MKNIRVLLFTCFAALALTSCFDDMDDNIIPASTLEINDFVWKGMNVFYLYKSEVPNLADNRFATDEEYNNYLNDFGSPEQLFESLKHNPGTVDRFSRIYDNYFDLQNQQAGTTLNNGIEFNLYRVPGSETEVFGAITLVLNNSVADNLGLQRGQIFRAINGEPLNDASIDDLSDPIYQDSYTLNFADYNDNNTPELADDTITLNGQSADLTKAIYTENPVHVSQVLNVNNENIGYLMYNQFNRNFDAELNDAFAQFQAAGVSELVIDLRYNGGGSVQTAAYLGSMVTGQFTGEIYSKLFYNENLSNNNQNFLFTSSIEGVGAINSLNLSRVYVLTTERRTASASELVINSLSSYIEVVVIGENTVGKTQASQTIYDSPDFSFDNVNVNHTYAMQPLIANSTNVNDQLVPPNGLQPDIELRERAHTLGTLGDVNEPLLAAAIANITLADRSTNQSSEAIIYRPLETPVSALEQDMFIDY; encoded by the coding sequence ATGAAGAATATTAGGGTTTTACTATTTACTTGTTTTGCTGCTTTGGCATTAACAAGCTGTTTTGATGATATGGATGATAATATCATTCCAGCTTCTACTTTAGAGATTAATGATTTTGTATGGAAAGGGATGAATGTTTTCTATTTATATAAGTCGGAGGTTCCTAATTTAGCAGACAATAGATTTGCCACAGATGAAGAATACAATAACTACTTAAATGATTTTGGTAGTCCTGAACAATTATTCGAATCATTAAAGCATAATCCAGGTACTGTTGATAGATTTAGTAGAATCTATGATAACTATTTTGATTTACAAAACCAACAAGCTGGAACGACTTTAAATAATGGCATCGAATTCAATTTATACAGAGTGCCAGGAAGTGAAACTGAAGTTTTTGGAGCTATAACTCTAGTTCTCAATAATAGTGTTGCGGATAATTTAGGTTTACAGCGCGGTCAAATTTTTAGAGCTATAAATGGTGAACCCTTAAACGATGCTAGCATAGACGATTTAAGTGACCCGATTTATCAAGATTCTTACACATTGAATTTTGCAGATTATAACGATAACAACACACCTGAATTGGCAGATGATACCATAACTTTGAATGGACAAAGTGCGGACTTAACTAAAGCCATTTACACTGAAAATCCGGTTCATGTATCCCAAGTTTTAAATGTCAATAATGAAAATATTGGTTATTTAATGTACAATCAATTCAATAGGAATTTTGATGCTGAATTAAATGATGCATTTGCGCAATTTCAGGCTGCAGGAGTTTCCGAATTGGTGATAGATTTGCGCTATAATGGAGGTGGCTCTGTGCAGACAGCGGCTTATTTGGGAAGTATGGTTACGGGTCAGTTTACAGGAGAAATTTATTCAAAACTATTCTATAATGAAAATCTAAGTAACAATAATCAAAATTTCTTGTTTACCAGTTCAATTGAAGGTGTTGGTGCCATTAATAGTCTAAATCTTTCTAGAGTTTATGTGTTAACTACAGAGCGACGAACTGCTTCTGCGAGTGAATTAGTTATTAATAGTTTAAGTTCTTATATAGAAGTGGTCGTAATTGGGGAAAATACAGTTGGAAAAACACAAGCTTCACAGACCATATATGATTCGCCCGATTTTTCCTTTGATAATGTTAATGTAAACCATACATACGCCATGCAACCTTTAATTGCGAATTCTACAAATGTAAATGATCAGCTTGTGCCACCAAATGGATTACAACCAGATATTGAATTGAGGGAACGAGCACATACATTAGGAACTTTAGGAGATGTAAATGAGCCTTTATTGGCTGCTGCAATAGCTAATATAACATTGGCAGACCGTTCTACAAATCAGTCTAGTGAAGCAATAATATATAGACCATTGGAAACTCCTGTTTCCGCTTTAGAACAAGATATGTTTATCGACTATTAG
- a CDS encoding RluA family pseudouridine synthase codes for MRLQEYGVGIFDAYPTKSALKKALKKNYITVNGIVATSATYINGGESITLTVPENTTSIKRFNLKLQLLFEDDYLAVIHKPAGILVSGNHFRTITNALVHNLQRSSSPDATKPQPVHRLDFATTGVLLVGKTNGAIRALNKQFENKDIEKTYFAVTIGKMNRKGTLISDIDNKPSKSIYKVEKTVLSKRFGQLNLVKLRPFTGRRHQLRIHLSEIGNPILGDKDYGIEPLILNGKGMYLHACSLKFRHPFLNEAVEIRSELPKKFNKLFSPK; via the coding sequence ATGAGACTTCAAGAATATGGTGTTGGTATTTTTGATGCTTATCCCACAAAATCAGCTTTAAAGAAAGCCCTCAAGAAAAACTATATTACAGTTAATGGAATTGTGGCTACTTCAGCAACATATATAAATGGTGGCGAATCGATAACTTTGACCGTTCCTGAAAACACAACTTCTATAAAAAGATTCAACCTCAAACTACAACTATTATTTGAGGATGATTATCTGGCAGTAATCCACAAGCCTGCCGGTATTTTGGTTAGTGGCAATCATTTTAGAACTATTACCAATGCGCTTGTTCATAATTTACAACGGAGTTCTTCTCCAGATGCCACAAAACCACAACCCGTTCATCGTTTGGATTTTGCAACCACAGGTGTCTTACTTGTTGGAAAAACAAATGGCGCCATAAGAGCTTTAAACAAACAATTTGAAAATAAGGACATTGAAAAAACCTACTTTGCGGTAACTATTGGAAAGATGAACAGAAAAGGTACTTTAATTTCGGATATTGATAATAAGCCTTCTAAATCAATTTATAAAGTTGAAAAAACAGTCTTATCAAAACGGTTTGGTCAATTAAATTTGGTAAAGTTAAGACCATTCACAGGACGCAGACATCAACTACGGATTCATCTATCTGAAATAGGGAACCCAATTTTAGGTGATAAGGATTATGGCATAGAACCTTTAATTTTAAACGGAAAAGGAATGTATTTGCATGCTTGTTCTTTAAAGTTTAGACATCCATTTTTAAATGAAGCCGTTGAAATAAGAAGTGAATTACCCAAAAAATTTAATAAGTTATTTAGTCCTAAATAG
- a CDS encoding ABC transporter substrate-binding protein: MKFIKIVILLLIVSSCKNASKKEINSIPETEKLNLKYAEGFSVAYYENFKVLNITKPWPQAEKSYRYVLISKENMAKTTFARNEYDAIIVNPAETIVVTSTTHIPALELLNVEDALIGFPGVDYISSENTRLLIDEKKIRELGKNEGINTEVLLDINPDVVVGFGVDGVNKTFEVIKKAGIPIIYNGDWVESSALAKAEWIKFFGVLFSKEKEADSIFNHIESNYVTAKAMAKNAADRPSVLSGAMEKDVWYLPNGSSAEAQFLKDANVNYLWNESTGNGSLALSFETVLVKAKDAELWLSPSYYSSLDQLEKANSLYTNFEAFKNKNIYTFANKTGATGGVLYYELGTARPDLVLKDLIKIAHPELLDGYETYFFEKLE, from the coding sequence ATGAAATTTATCAAAATTGTAATACTTCTTTTAATTGTTAGTTCATGTAAGAACGCATCTAAAAAAGAGATAAATTCAATTCCTGAAACAGAAAAACTCAATTTAAAATATGCTGAAGGTTTTTCGGTGGCTTATTATGAAAACTTTAAAGTTTTAAACATCACAAAACCTTGGCCACAAGCAGAAAAGTCTTATAGATACGTTCTTATTTCAAAAGAAAATATGGCGAAAACTACCTTTGCTAGAAATGAGTATGATGCCATAATTGTGAATCCTGCAGAAACCATTGTTGTAACATCTACGACTCATATTCCTGCATTGGAATTATTAAATGTTGAAGACGCTCTAATCGGATTTCCTGGTGTGGATTATATTTCTTCAGAAAATACGAGACTGTTAATCGACGAAAAAAAAATTAGAGAGCTTGGAAAAAATGAAGGTATAAATACAGAAGTTTTACTAGATATCAATCCAGATGTAGTGGTTGGTTTTGGTGTCGATGGCGTAAATAAAACGTTTGAAGTTATTAAAAAGGCAGGTATTCCTATAATTTATAATGGCGATTGGGTAGAATCCTCAGCCTTGGCAAAAGCGGAATGGATTAAATTCTTTGGTGTTTTATTTAGTAAAGAAAAAGAAGCCGATTCTATTTTTAATCATATTGAATCTAATTATGTAACAGCAAAAGCGATGGCAAAGAATGCTGCGGACAGACCTTCTGTTTTAAGTGGCGCCATGGAAAAAGATGTTTGGTATTTACCAAATGGTTCTAGTGCAGAAGCACAGTTTTTAAAAGACGCCAATGTTAATTACTTGTGGAATGAATCCACTGGCAATGGTAGCTTAGCATTAAGCTTTGAAACAGTATTGGTAAAAGCCAAAGATGCGGAACTTTGGTTGAGCCCATCATATTATAGTAGTTTAGACCAATTAGAAAAAGCCAATTCACTTTATACTAATTTTGAAGCTTTTAAAAACAAAAACATCTATACGTTTGCCAATAAAACAGGAGCAACAGGAGGTGTGTTGTATTATGAATTAGGAACGGCAAGACCGGATTTGGTGTTGAAAGATTTGATTAAAATTGCGCATCCTGAATTGTTAGACGGTTATGAAACTTATTTTTTTGAAAAATTAGAATAA
- a CDS encoding FecCD family ABC transporter permease, whose protein sequence is MKTKHTYPFIFLTVLLLLCFVANISLGSINIPFYEVFESLIGTAKNETWEIIITKVRLPKAITAIMVGSGLGISGLLMQTLFRNPLAGPFVLGISSGSSLGVALVILGSGLFGGVFATALISKWSIVIAASLGSFFVLLAVLAVSSKVRDTMAILIIGLMFGSITAAVVSVLSYFSSAEQLQQYIFWGFGSLSNLSWEELLIFFGIYAVGLLLSVVSIKGLNSLLLGDNYAKSLGLNLKQSRFVIILATSLIAGTITAFAGPIAFIGLAIPHLTRQIFKTSNHKILLPAVFLFGAIVMLICDSIAQVPTSDYTLPINAITALVGAPVVIWLLVRQRKMMF, encoded by the coding sequence ATGAAAACCAAACACACATATCCATTTATATTTCTAACAGTATTGTTATTGCTATGTTTTGTGGCTAACATTAGTTTAGGTTCAATAAACATTCCATTTTATGAAGTATTTGAAAGCCTTATTGGTACCGCCAAAAACGAAACTTGGGAAATTATAATTACTAAAGTAAGGTTACCAAAAGCCATCACAGCAATTATGGTAGGTTCTGGTTTGGGAATTTCAGGATTATTGATGCAAACCTTATTTAGAAACCCATTGGCTGGTCCATTTGTATTAGGAATCAGCTCTGGTTCGAGTTTGGGAGTGGCTTTGGTCATTTTGGGTTCAGGATTATTCGGTGGCGTATTTGCAACGGCTTTAATTTCAAAATGGAGTATAGTTATTGCTGCCAGTTTGGGTAGCTTTTTTGTGCTTTTGGCTGTTCTGGCGGTTTCGAGTAAAGTACGAGATACTATGGCTATTTTAATTATAGGACTTATGTTCGGAAGTATTACAGCCGCTGTGGTTAGTGTATTGTCTTATTTCAGTTCTGCAGAACAATTACAGCAATATATATTTTGGGGATTTGGAAGTTTAAGCAATTTATCTTGGGAAGAGCTATTGATTTTCTTCGGAATTTATGCCGTAGGATTACTATTAAGCGTAGTTTCAATAAAAGGATTAAATAGTTTGTTACTTGGCGATAATTATGCTAAAAGTTTGGGATTAAATTTGAAACAAAGCCGATTCGTCATTATTTTAGCAACTAGTTTAATAGCCGGAACTATAACCGCTTTTGCAGGACCAATTGCTTTTATTGGTTTAGCAATTCCGCATTTAACACGTCAGATTTTTAAAACCTCTAATCATAAAATATTACTGCCAGCCGTATTTTTATTTGGTGCAATTGTAATGTTAATTTGCGATAGTATTGCACAAGTGCCAACAAGTGATTACACGTTGCCGATTAACGCGATAACAGCTTTAGTTGGTGCGCCTGTTGTAATTTGGTTGTTGGTAAGGCAGCGAAAAATGATGTTTTAG